A stretch of DNA from Cytobacillus luteolus:
TGTGGGGGACGAAGTGTCGACAGAGTGGTGTGCATTTCTATACTGGTCCGGAATTTGCCTCCCTTGAGGAAACTAGCGTTTCCTCATTTTCAGCTTGGGCTGAAAACAAGCAAAGGAATAAATACTCCTTTGAAAAAACGAGTTTTTTCCAGTCGTATTTATTCCTTTGCTTGGGGAGGCAAATTCCTAGTATTTAGAAATGGAGGATGTGTCGACACTGGTTGTTGTAAGTGCTATAATGTTTACGGTTACAAGTTTCAAATTATTTACTATATTATTTTTTTAAGGTTATGGAGGGGGCGGCATGGATTTACTTAATCAGTATTTGAACAATTACTTGATTGTAATTGTCTTTTTGTGCTTAGGTATCCTTTTACCGGTTGTTGCATTGACTGCAGGTCGTTTTTTGAGGCCACATGCTCCGAGTGAGGCGAAGTATACGACCTATGAGAGTGGGATTGAGCCATTCCATGATTCGCGAGTTCAGTTTAATGTACGTTATTATATTTTTGCACTTATGTTTGTTATTTTTGATGTAGAGACAGTCTTTTTGTATCCATGGGCTGTTGCTTATGAAAAGTTGGGTATTGTAGCTTTAATTGAGATGTTGATTTTCGTATTAATGTTACTACTTGGGCTAGTCTACGCATGGAAGAAGAAGGTGTTAAAATGGATTTAAAGGATTTGAAGTTAGAGAATATCACTCCAGAGGAAATGGAAGAGTTGCAGCGTAGTGTGTTTTTGACAACGCTTGAGCAGGTGAAGGGTTGGGCACGAAGTAATTCGATTTGGCCATTGACGTTTGGTCTTGCTTGCTGTGCGATTGAGATGATGGGTGTAGGTTCTTCACATTACGATTTAGAGCGTTTTGGATCTTTTTTCCGTACATCTCCTCGTCAGTCTGACTGTATGATTGTTTCTGGAACAGTTACGAAGAAGATGGCTCCTGTTTTGAAGCGTCTTTATGATCAAATGCCTGAGCCGAAGTGGGTTATTGCTATGGGATCTTGTGCGACTGCAGGTGGACCATATGTTAAGTCATATGCAGTTGTTAAAGGTGTAGATCAGATCGTACCAGTTGATGTCTACATTCCAGGATGTCCTCCAAATCCAGCTGCTCTTATCTATGGGATAAATAAATTAAAAGAGAAGATTCGCTACGAAGCTAAGACTGGGAAGAAGGTGATTTAGTCGTGAGCGATAACTTAGAACAACAAAAGAAAGAGGCTGCCGAGCTTGCAAAGCAAAAAGCAGCAGCAGCTGCGAAGGCAAAAGCAGCGGCATTAGCTAAGCAAAAAGCGGCTGAATCTGAGGCAGAATCAAAGCAAGAGGAAGTACAAGCTAAGGCTGACACTTCTGATGATGCTAAAGAATTAGCGAAAAAGAAAGCAGCGGCGGCAGCAAAGGCAAAGGCTGCAGCACTTGCAAAGCAAAAGGCAGCAGAAAGCGTTGGTGAGGCTGAAGAAGCTGGAGACGATGATGTTGCTACAGCCAAAGCTAAGGCAGCGGCAGCGGCAAAAGCTAAAGCGGCAGCAGCTGCAAAGGCAAAAGCAGCAGCTTTAGCAAAACAACAAGAAGCAGAGACTTCTGGTGAAGCTGAAGTAGGCGGAGACGATGATGTTGCTACAGCCAAAGCAAAAGCGGCGGCAGCGGCAAAAGCAAAAGCAGCAGCGGCAGCAAAAGCCAAGGCAGCTGCGCTAGCTAAGCAACAAGGTAGTGAGTCAGGAGAAGGCTCAGCTGATGATGAGAAAGCGAAGGCAATTGCAGCAGCGAAGGCGAAAGCAGCAGCAGCGGCAAAAGCTAAGGCAGCCGCCGCAGCTAAAGCAGGTGGCGGAGACGACTCGGCAGATGATTTAGCGAAAGAAAAGGCAAAAGCAATTGCAGCAGCAAAGGCAAAAGCAGCAGCGGCAGCAAAAGCCAAAGCAGCAGGTGCTGGATCAGATGCTTCTGAGCAAGCTGAAGAGCAAAAGCCATCTCCTAATCAGCCATACCTCGATAAATATGTAAAAGTCATTACAGAACACATTGGGTCAGATGTTTTAGAAGATTCATATATTAATTCGTTATCAAAGGACGTGCCAACACTTGTAGCAAAGGCTGATACATACTTTAAGGTTGCTCAATTCTTAAAGTTTAATGAGCAATTAAGCTTTGATTATGTGTCAGAACTACATGGTTCAGATTTTGAGACTCATATGGAAATCTATGTTCATCTTTTCTCATATAAAAATAGACAATCCGTTGCGTTAAAGGTGAAAATTGATCGTGATCAACCAGTGATTGATTCATTGCAACCGCTATGGGAAGGTGCAAACTGGCCTGAGCGTGAAGCATTTGACTTACTAGGAATTACGTTTAAAAATCACCCGAACCTAACTCGAATCATGTTACCGGAAGATTGGGTGGGATACCCACTTAGAAAAGACTATGAACCTTACGATGTGGAGGTGTAGCATATGATTCGTACAGAAGAAATGCTCCTAAACGTCGGACCGCAACATCCTAGTACACATGGAGTGTTCCGATTAGTCGTCAAAATTGATGGCGAAACAATTACAGAAGCTACACCAGTGATCGGGTATCTTCACCGCGGAACTGAGAAACTAGCAGAAAATCTTCAATACACGCAAATCATTCCATACACTGACCGTTTGGATTATTTATCTGCGATGACAAATAACTATGTTCTTTGCCATGCTGTTGAAACAATGATGGATATTGAAATTCCTGAGCGTGCAGAGTATTTACGTGTTCTTGCAATGGAACTTGGAAGAGTTGCTAGTCACTTAGTTTGGTGGGGGACATACTTACTTGATATTGGGGCAGTAAGCCCGTTCCTTTATGCGTTTAGGGAACGTGAGATGATTATTAACCTATTAAATGAACTTTCAGGAGCACGTTTAACATTTAACTACATGCGTGTTGGTGGAGTAAAATGGGACGCTCCAGAAGGTTGGATTGAAAAGGTTCGTGACTTCGTACCGTATATGCGTAAAGAGCTAGAAGGCTACCATAACCTTGTAACAGGAAATGAGATTTTCCTTAACCGTGTTAAAGGTGTCGGTAAATATTCAAAAGAGGATGCAATTGCTTACTCATTAAGTGGTGCAAATCTTCGTTGTACAGGTGTGAAATGGGATCTTCGTAAAGATGAGCCATATTCAATCTATGATCGTTTTGATTTTGATGTTCCTGTACGTGAAGGTGGAGATGCTTGGGCACGCTATGAAATTCGTATGGCTGAGATTGAAGAGTCATTGAAAATTATCGAGCAAGCTGTCGAGCAATTTCCAGCAGAAGGCGAGATTATGGCTAAGGTTCCAAAAATCATCAAAGCACCTAAAGGTGAAGCGTTTGTTCGAATCGAATCACCACGTGGTGAAATCGGTTGCTACATTGCGAGTGATGGTAAAAAAGAACCGTATCGCTTAAAATTCCGTCGTCCATCTTTTTATAATCTACAAATTCTCCCTAAGCTTCTTGAGGGTGAAAATATGGCAAACTTAATTACTATCTTAGGTGCAATTGATATTGTACTTGGGGAGGTTGATGGATAATGATCGAGAATCTACTAAATTCACCTCCGAGTTGGCTCAATTTTGGAATTTTCTTTGGGCTGGCAACAGCACTACTAATGGTTGTTCTTGGTTTCGTTACGTATGGTATCCTTGCTGAACGTAAAGTCATGGGTTTTATGCAGGGGCGTATTGGTCCGAACCAAACAGGTGGTAGTTGGGGACTCTTACAAACAATTGCTGACGTTTTGAAGCTTCTTTTAAAAGAAGATACAATTCCTAAGCTTGCGGATCGTCCATTGTTTATTCTTGCTCCAATTATTGCATTTGCACCAGCATTCATGGTTTTAGCAACGATTCCTTTTACGGATAAGTTACAATTTGCAAATATTGGGGTAGGTCTCCTTTATTATATTGCTGTATCAGGTATTACAACAGTTGGTATCGTAACCGGTGGTTGGGCATCAAATAACAAGTATGCACTAATGGGTGGTATGCGTGCAGCTGCCCAAATGATTTCCTATGAAATCCCATTAGTTATGTCAGTTATTGGTGTTATTTTATTCACTGGAAGCTTGAACTTAGTTGATATCGTCGAAGCACAGGAGAATGTATGGTACATTTTCTTACAGCCAGTTGGATTCTTAGTATTCTTTATCGCATCTATTGCTGAATTAAATCGTACGCCATTTGACTTACCAGAAGCAGAATCAGAGCTAGTAGCTGGTTTCCATGTTGAATACTCTGGTTTCCGTTGGGCATTTTTCATGCTAGCAGAATATGTTTATCTGTTTGCAATGGCTGCATTAACAACAGTACTATTCCTAGGTGGATGGCATCCTGTTATGTTCCTAGATTTCATTCCAGGAGCAGTGTGGTTTGCATTGAAATTTAGTTTTGTTGTGTTTATTTTAATGTGGATTCGTTATACATTCCCACGTATGCGTGCAGACCAACTGATGGAGTTCGGTTGGAAAGTATTATTACCGGTGGCATTAGCGAACATCTTTATTTCAGCATTAATAAAAGAATTGTTCTTCTAATGCATACTAAATTACCTGAAACAAAGGGGTGACAGAACATGCTTGGTTTACTCAAAGGTTTAAAATATACCCTTAACGGATTAACGATGAAGAGAGTAACGTATGGTTATCCACATGAGCCGTTACCTCTACCGGATCGATTTAGAGGGATTCAAAAGTTTTATCCGGAAAAATGTATCGTTTGTAATCAGTGTGCCAATATTTGCCCGACAGACTGTATTCAGTTAACGGGTAAAAAGCATCCTGATCCAACGAAAAAAGGAAAAATCATCGATACGTATGATATCAACTTTGAAATCTGTATCCTTTGTGACCTTTGTACAGAGGTTTGTCCAACTGAAGCAATTATTATGACAAATAATTTTGAGCTTGCTGAATACAGCCGAGATGAGTTGTTTAAAAACCTTGAGTGGTTGGATGAAAATGATACAAACGTCCGAAAGGAGAATAAAGCGTGAGTTTGACAGGAGAATTTCTCATTTTTATACTTCTTGCAGTCGTAGCCATGGGCGGTGGAATCTTGATGCTCAACTTGTCAAAGGTTGTGCACATGGTCGTTGCATTAGTATTTACATTTATCAGTATTGCTGGTATTTACGTAATGCTTTCTGCTGAGTTTATCGCAGTTGTTCAAATCCTAATATACTCTGGAGCAATTACAATTATTATGTTATTTGGAATCATGCTTACACGCCATAACGATGTAAGTGAACCAAAAACTAGTTGGCCAAGAAAAATAATTGTTTTCCTTGGAGTTATTGGGTTTGGGGTTGCCGTTTATTTTGGAATTTATGATTTAGACCTTGGAACTTATGAGACAACGCTACACGAAAATAATACTGAGCAAATCGGTGTTACCTTGTATACAAAGTTCATTATCCCGTTTGAATTAATGTCTGTTGTATTATTAGTTGCTCTAATTGGTGCCATTGTACTTGCGAAAAAAGATGAAGAAGAGGAGGCGAAAGAGGAATGAGTTCAGTTCCATTATCAGCCTACCTTATCTTAGCACTTATTTTATTTTGCATCGGTTTATATGGTGCACTAACAAAGCGTAATACGGTTATCGTATTAATATCGATTGAATTGATGCTGAATGCAGTTAACATTAACCTTGTTGCATTCAGTAAATTTGGATTAATGCCTAATATTACTGGGCAAATCTTCGCACTATTTGCAATTACTGTTGCAGCAGCAGAAGCAGCTGTCGGATTGGCCATTCTAATTGCGTTATATCGCAACCGTAAAACAGTAAATGTTGACGAAATGAACTCAATGAAAAATTAAGGTTTCTACTTTAAAGATGTTAGAGCATCATGTGAATGATACGAATTTTAGTTCTAGCATCTAATGAAGAAGGGGATTGTGATACGATGATGGAAAATGCATGGATCATTCCGCTTTTCCCGCTTATCTCTTTTTTGTTCCTTCTTGTGTTCGGAAAACAAATGAAAGAATCTAGTGCCTATGTAGGTATGTTTTTAACAGCTATATCATTTGTTTATTCGTTGTTGGTGCTCTTTGAGCGTTTTACAGCACCGACCTACAAGGCTGAGGCGACTTGGCTAACAATTGGGGATGTTCAATTAACAGCGGGTTTTGAAGTGAATCAGTTAAATGCACTTATGTTAGTAATAGTATCGCTAGTCAGCTTTCTCGTTCATATGTATTCAAAAGGATATATGCATGGCGATGAACGCTTTCCAGTATTCTATGCGTATTTAGGCTTATTTACATTTGCAATGTTAGGATTAGTTATTTCTCCTAACCTATTACAAACGTATATTTTTTGGGAGCTTGTAGGTGTTGGTTCTTTCCTATTAATTGGTTTCTACTTTTATAAGGAAGAAGCAAGAGCTGCAGCGAAAAAAGCATTTATTATGACACGTATTGGT
This window harbors:
- a CDS encoding NADH-quinone oxidoreductase subunit A yields the protein MDLLNQYLNNYLIVIVFLCLGILLPVVALTAGRFLRPHAPSEAKYTTYESGIEPFHDSRVQFNVRYYIFALMFVIFDVETVFLYPWAVAYEKLGIVALIEMLIFVLMLLLGLVYAWKKKVLKWI
- a CDS encoding NuoB/complex I 20 kDa subunit family protein — translated: MDLKDLKLENITPEEMEELQRSVFLTTLEQVKGWARSNSIWPLTFGLACCAIEMMGVGSSHYDLERFGSFFRTSPRQSDCMIVSGTVTKKMAPVLKRLYDQMPEPKWVIAMGSCATAGGPYVKSYAVVKGVDQIVPVDVYIPGCPPNPAALIYGINKLKEKIRYEAKTGKKVI
- a CDS encoding NADH-quinone oxidoreductase subunit C, with protein sequence MSDNLEQQKKEAAELAKQKAAAAAKAKAAALAKQKAAESEAESKQEEVQAKADTSDDAKELAKKKAAAAAKAKAAALAKQKAAESVGEAEEAGDDDVATAKAKAAAAAKAKAAAAAKAKAAALAKQQEAETSGEAEVGGDDDVATAKAKAAAAAKAKAAAAAKAKAAALAKQQGSESGEGSADDEKAKAIAAAKAKAAAAAKAKAAAAAKAGGGDDSADDLAKEKAKAIAAAKAKAAAAAKAKAAGAGSDASEQAEEQKPSPNQPYLDKYVKVITEHIGSDVLEDSYINSLSKDVPTLVAKADTYFKVAQFLKFNEQLSFDYVSELHGSDFETHMEIYVHLFSYKNRQSVALKVKIDRDQPVIDSLQPLWEGANWPEREAFDLLGITFKNHPNLTRIMLPEDWVGYPLRKDYEPYDVEV
- a CDS encoding NADH-quinone oxidoreductase subunit D; translated protein: MIRTEEMLLNVGPQHPSTHGVFRLVVKIDGETITEATPVIGYLHRGTEKLAENLQYTQIIPYTDRLDYLSAMTNNYVLCHAVETMMDIEIPERAEYLRVLAMELGRVASHLVWWGTYLLDIGAVSPFLYAFREREMIINLLNELSGARLTFNYMRVGGVKWDAPEGWIEKVRDFVPYMRKELEGYHNLVTGNEIFLNRVKGVGKYSKEDAIAYSLSGANLRCTGVKWDLRKDEPYSIYDRFDFDVPVREGGDAWARYEIRMAEIEESLKIIEQAVEQFPAEGEIMAKVPKIIKAPKGEAFVRIESPRGEIGCYIASDGKKEPYRLKFRRPSFYNLQILPKLLEGENMANLITILGAIDIVLGEVDG
- the nuoH gene encoding NADH-quinone oxidoreductase subunit NuoH, with protein sequence MIENLLNSPPSWLNFGIFFGLATALLMVVLGFVTYGILAERKVMGFMQGRIGPNQTGGSWGLLQTIADVLKLLLKEDTIPKLADRPLFILAPIIAFAPAFMVLATIPFTDKLQFANIGVGLLYYIAVSGITTVGIVTGGWASNNKYALMGGMRAAAQMISYEIPLVMSVIGVILFTGSLNLVDIVEAQENVWYIFLQPVGFLVFFIASIAELNRTPFDLPEAESELVAGFHVEYSGFRWAFFMLAEYVYLFAMAALTTVLFLGGWHPVMFLDFIPGAVWFALKFSFVVFILMWIRYTFPRMRADQLMEFGWKVLLPVALANIFISALIKELFF
- the nuoI gene encoding NADH-quinone oxidoreductase subunit NuoI, whose product is MLGLLKGLKYTLNGLTMKRVTYGYPHEPLPLPDRFRGIQKFYPEKCIVCNQCANICPTDCIQLTGKKHPDPTKKGKIIDTYDINFEICILCDLCTEVCPTEAIIMTNNFELAEYSRDELFKNLEWLDENDTNVRKENKA
- a CDS encoding NADH-quinone oxidoreductase subunit J yields the protein MSLTGEFLIFILLAVVAMGGGILMLNLSKVVHMVVALVFTFISIAGIYVMLSAEFIAVVQILIYSGAITIIMLFGIMLTRHNDVSEPKTSWPRKIIVFLGVIGFGVAVYFGIYDLDLGTYETTLHENNTEQIGVTLYTKFIIPFELMSVVLLVALIGAIVLAKKDEEEEAKEE
- the nuoK gene encoding NADH-quinone oxidoreductase subunit NuoK, translating into MSSVPLSAYLILALILFCIGLYGALTKRNTVIVLISIELMLNAVNINLVAFSKFGLMPNITGQIFALFAITVAAAEAAVGLAILIALYRNRKTVNVDEMNSMKN